The genomic region CTTCTTGTCAACATCGAATACACAGACTCTGCAGGTCAGAGACACACTGTGGAAAAGGCAGTTCAGATCGAGGAATTGACCGGTGGCACAATGGCAGCTGGAATGTCCGGTGGACCAGGAGGTCAGAGTTCATCATCTAACAGCTACCTGTTGTACGGTGCAGTTGTACTTATAGTAGTATTTGTAGGATTCAATTACAGAAAGAAGAAGATGATGAAAGAAGGCAACTATGTTCCACTCAACGTAGAGCTTAAGAATCTCAAGGCTAAGATATTGAAGAAGGAAAAGCAATGAGGCGCAGTACCTATATCAAGCTCGCTACTAACATCCTGGTTCACAGTAAGATCAGAAGCTGGCTCACTATAATAGGTATCGTCATAGGTGTAGGATCAGTTGTCACAATCATGGCACTGAGTGATAGTATGGCTGCAGATATGGAAGAACAATTTGCAGATATGGACCTTACATTGATTCAGGTAACTCCTGGTTATTCCCATGCATCTGCAGGAGGGCCAGGAGGAGGTCCGCCTGGATCCGGTGGTTCAACTAGCTCATCTTCCTCATCTGATGACGATGATCCCGAGTTGACCAAAAAGGACATACAGGCCCTGAAAGCGGTTAGCAACATAGATTACATCTATGGAGAGATATCCGGTAGTGACCTGGAAGTGTATTTCATGGGTGAAACTGCGGATCTTTCGGTGACAGGAGTCGATAGTCAGGTATGGCAGTACACCGTAACCTATGACCTGGAATCCGGCAGATTGCTGGATGCCTCTGATGCTAACGTTGTGGTCATAGGATATGGTATAGCTCATGACATGTTTGACGATGAAGTAGGCCTTAACCGTGTGCTAACCATTGAAGGCAAATCTTACAGGGTCGTAGGTATACTGGCAGAAGATGAAGATGACAATTCAATTTTCATGCCGATAGATGCAGCAGTCGAAATCGTTGAAGACGCAGAAGATGATGTATATGATACCATTGTAGTCAAGGCATCTGATGTAGATTACGTTGAAACAGTTGTTGATGACATCGAAGAACGCCTGATGTTGTCAAGAGGTATCATGGACGAAGATGACAGGGACTTCTCTGTTTCAGATTCATTATCACGGGCAGAATCTGCCAGTGAGATGATGGAGTCCATGACAATATTCCTGGGAGCCATAGCAGGAGTTTCACTTCTTGTAGGTTCTGTGGGTATTGCAAATACGATGTTCACATCAGTAATGGAAAAAACCAAGGAAATAGGAACAATGAAGGCTATAGGTGCTAAGAACAGAGATATTCTAATGATATTCCTGTTCAACTCTGCACTGGTAGGCTTTGTAGGAGGTGTGCTGGGCATATTGCTAAGTCTTGTGCTGACCATGCTGATGCCGTACCTTGGAATTTCCATGATGCGTTCATCCATGGGTATGACCGTTGCTCCATATCTGATGGTGCTGGGTGTATCCATTGCGATATTCATTGGAGTGTTGTCAGGTATCATACCGGCATACAATGCTTCGAAGATGAAGCCGGTTGACGCGCTGAGATACGAATAAGCCAGTAAGTTAAAGCAAAAACAAAACTTAAGATTTCTCTCCTGAAGGGAATCGATGGGTTTCATATGAGGCTTTTGCTTCATATGATGCCTTTACTATATTCAGGAACAAGTGGGGTAAGTAAGGAAAAATAAACATGAATGAATAGAGAATCGTATGGAAAAGTAAGGTGAAATGCTATGAAGAAAATGATATTGTCTACACTTGTGGCACTTATACTAATGTTTTCAGCCTATGCAGTGGCTGTTGAGAATGACGATGCGACTCTATCCCTTTCTTCTGTTTCCATTGAGGATGGTGTTTCAGGTCGCATGCAGGCAAAAGCCCAGCAGATATATTATGCGACAAGCCAGCAGTTTTTTAATTCCAATA from Methanolobus tindarius DSM 2278 harbors:
- a CDS encoding ABC transporter permease; the protein is MRRSTYIKLATNILVHSKIRSWLTIIGIVIGVGSVVTIMALSDSMAADMEEQFADMDLTLIQVTPGYSHASAGGPGGGPPGSGGSTSSSSSSDDDDPELTKKDIQALKAVSNIDYIYGEISGSDLEVYFMGETADLSVTGVDSQVWQYTVTYDLESGRLLDASDANVVVIGYGIAHDMFDDEVGLNRVLTIEGKSYRVVGILAEDEDDNSIFMPIDAAVEIVEDAEDDVYDTIVVKASDVDYVETVVDDIEERLMLSRGIMDEDDRDFSVSDSLSRAESASEMMESMTIFLGAIAGVSLLVGSVGIANTMFTSVMEKTKEIGTMKAIGAKNRDILMIFLFNSALVGFVGGVLGILLSLVLTMLMPYLGISMMRSSMGMTVAPYLMVLGVSIAIFIGVLSGIIPAYNASKMKPVDALRYE